Below is a window of Naumovozyma castellii chromosome 9, complete genome DNA.
TGGTGGTGTCGAATTATTCGCATTGTCTGttaatgaacaagaaaatcCAAGAAGATCCACCCCTGCTGCTGCCAAGCAAAGTATCTACCGTATCCTtatcatttatttgttaACCATGATCTTAATCGGTTTCAACGTCCCACATAACAGTGATCAATTGATGGGTGCTGGTGGATCTGCCACTCATGCATCCCCCTACGTGTTGGCTGTCTCCATCCACGGTGTTAAAGTGGTTCCTCATATCATCAACGCAGTCATCTTAATTTCAGTGACTTCTGTGGCTAATTCCGCATTGTATGCATCTCCAAGATTACTAAGATCATTAGCTGAACAAGGGTACGCACCTAAATACTTCAATTATGTCGATAGAGAAGGTAGACCATTACGTGCGCTAATCTTATGTAGTATCTTTGGTGTCATTGCATTCTGTGCCTGTTCCGATCAAGAAGAAGTCATCTTCACATGGTTAGCTGCCATTGCAGGGTTAAGTGAATTATTTACATGGTCCTCCATCCTTCTATCACATGTTCGTTTCAGATTGGCCATGAAAGCCCAGGGCAAGTCCTTGAACGAATTAGGGTATATATCAATTACTGGTATTTGGGGGTCCCTTTACGGTTGTTTCTTCAACGTTTTGGTGTTTATTGCCCAATTCTGGGTCGCGCTAAGTCCTCCTGGTAGTAAAGGTGTCTACAGCGCGGAAGCTTTTTTCGAAAGTTATTTGGCATTCCCCGTTTGGTTGTTCTTCTATTTAGGATACATGCTTTACAGTAGAGATTTCACATTCTTGACcgatttgaaaaagattgATCTAGACAACCATAGACGCCTCTACGATCCTGAACTATTGAGacaagaagatgaagaaaccAAGGAGAGAATAAGGAATGGTGGCTGGACGCAGAAGCTGTTAAATTTCTGGTGTTAGTAGTATAAgaacatcatcatcatcatcatcgtgTATAGActattcttttaatttcataatgacaaaaaatttaataacgATAAAGTTCACAGTTCTGTTCTGTTGAAGGGTCTCAGAATAGACGACCCCCGAGAGAGTCTCGAGGACCTTGACGTGAGCAGCCAATTGCTGGGCGGGCAGTCCGTTCCCCAACATTTTGTAGGGTCCGAGCCTAACGTAATGTGCTGCCTCTCGAGCGAGAGACCTGTCCGAGAAAAACCCGTGGGGAAGACATCCGCTCGGCCGCTCAACAATTTCGCCAATGTACCGATATGGGGAGCGCCAATTCAACATGAGGACCAAAAGGGTAATTCCTTGTGCGACCCTGTATGGGCCCGATGGTTCATGGGTTCCCAAAATAGCCAGAAAGATCTCGATGCAGCACAATGATCAACTCTTTCTCTCCAACCAACTTCGATAAACTTCCCTTTCGGGAAACAGCACTGGAAGGAACTGTCCCAAAGAGGATATTCCCCTTTCCCAACGTCGCCATCACCGAATAACAACACTTGGCTGCCTGAGACTATCAGGAGTCTTACTCCAAAAATGGGTTCCTTCTGCCATTTATGGTGCAAGCAAGTGTTGCCATTGATGGGCATTCCTTGActcaaaattttatatataagaCACTTGAAAGGTTGCTTCTTTAGATTTCTCTTCTCCCTTGCTAAATATTTCCATAcattttgttcaattcaTAGAATCAATTAAAAACAAACCAACCAACCTCCAATCTATATATACTTAAAATGTCCAAGTTGTCCATCCTTTTAGCTGCCGTCGCTACCGCTTCCATGGTCTCTGCTCTAGACACCGCTCAACAAACCGCTGAATTGCAAGccattattgaagatattaacTCTCACTTGTCTGAATACTTGGGTCTACAAACTGGTAACTCTGGTTTCCAAATCCCAGCTGATGTCTTGAAGGTTTACCAACAAGTTATGACTTACAAGGCCGGTGACGACTCTTACACAACTTTGTTCAGTGAATTGAACTTCGATGAAATTACTCAAACCATCGTCAAGTTGCCATGGTACTCTACCAGATTATTGCCAGCTATTGAAGCCGCTGTCCCAGCTGCCGCTTCTTCCAAGGCTGAAGCCACCACTTCTGCTGCTGCTTCCTCCAAGGCTGAAACCACTACTTCTGCTGCCGCTTCCTCCAAGGCTGAAGCCACTACCTCTGCTGCTGCTTCCTCTTCTGCCGTTGCTAAGACTACTGTCTCCTCTGCTGCTGCTTCTTCCGCTAAGGCCACCGCTGTTTCTCAAATCACCGACGGTCAAGCTCAAGCTCCAAAGACCGTCTCTCAGCAAACCGCTAACGGTGCTGCTAAATTCGGTCTAGGTTGTGGTGCCGCCATTGCCGGTGCCGCTGCTCTATTGTTATAAGTTATCTGAGATAActtatttcttcttctaatcGGGACAGACACTCACTATTCTTGGACTCAGTCATTCGTTGCTTCaacattttaaaaataacataataaaatatacataaattttaaaaagTTTGTTCTTCTATCTATTTACATacatcttttcaataactaattcaattttaatataaaatatattcagcTGTTAACTGCGTTTTTCTTTCCTGTCGTTCGTTATGCGCGTCAGTTGGCCATACTCCGTCTGCGCACCCACATGAGAAAAGGTTGCAAAAGATGTCAAGTTAGGTGCAGTAATTGCTCAAGAGAATGTCAAAAGGTCCAAGGCCTAAAAGTTACGTACTCGCACagaaaacaaattaatTGCTCACTTGAATTCGTTTCTTTGGATCATTTTTTGGCAACTCTTTGGTTGATTCAACACCGAGATCAAACCATGCCAAGTATTCAACTAAAATTGCATTGCAGGTGATTTAAACCAAGCCTCTACGTAATGGCATTCTACGTAAACATTTAAATTATAATCCTTCCCTATCTGAGTTGAATGGAACGACACCTCTCTTTCCTAAGGTTCAACTCGTTTAACTGTTGCGTAAACAAGTCTTGTTTCTAGGTTTCAAAACCAATTTCTTGATTGCACGTTTTACAGTAATGGTTCCTTCGCATTCATTCGTTAGTAGATACGCACTAACGTTTCAACACTGTCTGGAGAACCCACCGGTTGAGCTAAGCCCACATTCACCTCTCCTATTAAAGTGACGTTGTCGCAACCTTTCGAGCTCGTTTACTTGAAAAAACAGTCCCTGACATTTCCTCATCGGGAAATGTCTGTCAAAGGCCAAATCCCTAAACGCAGCGGAAAATTTCTCGAAGAACATGTCGTAGCTGAAAAATCTGGCAAGTTTTTCAACAATAACGACAGCAACAAACGAACCACTCCACTGTACACTAAGCGCAGGGCCACGTATAACCAAACGATTTGTTGACATCTTCTCACATGGTTTTCGAGACCCTTTATGTTTGGATCCCAGTGAACCCGCCGCAGAGGTAAACGGATGGACTCCTACGCCTAACTCTCTTGGCAACAAAGATACGAATCCCCACGACCTCCACTTCTTCGAAGAGATCTTTGTTGTAAAGGTGAGCTCCTTCCGTCGTTTCTGTGGCTCGTTAAGGGATAACTTGCACATTCCTTTTTGCAAGATATAACAATCACATGAGAAGTACGTAAACAACAAGGTTAAGATTGGTCCTGCGTATAATGTGGGTGATCTGCGTATAAAGTACTCGTTTGCGTACTGCCGGTCGTTTGTAGCTTCTCTTGCAATGTGTCCTTTGCCCTGGATGTATATATAAGAGCATCTAAATGATCTTCTTAGGATCTACAATCTTGCTGGAAGAATTCAACCTATTGCATTAACAACAAAAACCAATTATAAACCAgtaaataatgatgatgactGAACTTCAACACATTCAATTGAGTGGACCTTCTCCATATACCACCAGCAATTTAAGAGAAAACAATAAATCGCCTGTTCAGATGATGGTAAGTTATGCATTGAGTTCTAATAATAGTTCGATGGACTTGCcattagaaaagaaatttcaaacaCTATTACCAATTGTCGATACTACTTCAAGAATCGACAACGATTTAAAATGGAAACTAACTAAGAagttttcatttgaatCGGAGAAATCTCCCATAACACCAACTCTCACTATACCAACTATTACGTTCGAAAAATCTCACAATTATACCTTTGAAACCAACACAAATATCTATTTGGCACCACCAACACCCAGTGCTACACCAATCGGGACGCCCATGGGGACGCCAAATGTCACCCCTTCTGCTACACCTCCACCACAAATTGCAACAATGACGCACCCAACCTCGATGGAACATCTACCTGTAGAATTAGTTTCCAAATCTCACCTAAGTCCGTCCATAAATAACAAGACGTGGCAGGATAAAtataacaacaataagCAACCAattatgatgaagataacGAAGAAGACGAAGACTGATAAAAATATAGCCATGAAGAGACAACAAAATCGTCGTAAGCACGTTTGCAAAATCTGTTCCACTGGTTTTACCACATCAGGTCATCTTTCAAGACATAATAGAATCCATACGGGGGAAAAGAACCACTCTTGTCCTTTCGAAGGCTGTAACCAGAAGTTCAGTAGGCATGACAATTGTCTGCAACATTATAGAACTCatctaaaaaaaaattgataaatctTATAGAAAATAGTTCCTGCACATATGGACTAAATATATACGTTTATACACgaaataatgataaaatattctcTACTCTATTCTGAcatttattttccttttttttttgtttgtcTGGGCTCTATATTAGTCCACTTAATGTTAAACACTTAACTTCATTTTTGACATATTTTCGATGCCTAGATGTCAACTGGAAAATTTGAGAAAacgaaaataaagaatattttcacTTAGCGGTAACTTAATTGTAATACAAAACATTGACAAAAACTGATTTATAGTGAAACCAGTCAAGAAAGTTATTTGCTTAGCGACTTATCAACTCTATTTAAACCAAGTTTCCAACTTTACACCAATGAACACAGTGGATTATGATTCACAACCGCCATCCATATGTGATGTATGTCTAGGTGATTCACCTAATATAAGATTAACCAAATTACCAAATGGTGCCCAATGCAAGATATGTACTATGACATTTACATCTTATCACTTCAAGCAACAAGAAAGATCCTCCAATTTAACGAAAACATTAATTTGTCTACGGTGTGCCACACAACGTAATGTATGCCAATGTTGCATGCTTGATATGACTTGGCATATTCCCGTACAATTACGTGATTCCATCGTTTCGTTAGTGAATCAAGACAAAAGTATGATTACCAAGGAAGCtaaaaatgatataatGAAACGATTTCTCGCTTTAAAGGATGGGAAACTAGGTGGGGCACAAGTTACCAGTGACTCAAAGCAAACAGATGAACTTATGcagaaattgaaggatATACtacttcaaaataattcGAAGGAAAATATACATAAGAAAACGGAGGCTATCTCTTCAGGGGATTCATCGAATTCAACAAGATTGGATAATTCTAAATTGAAAGGAATTGACATATCACACATAATAAGGAAATTACCATTAAGAGAATCATTTTTAGACACAACAGCATCAGTAAAATCGTTCTTTCTTTACAACATCGATCCATCCATTCCAGAATGGAAAGTGTCGgatcaaatttcaaatattgttGGCACTAAGGATTGGAAAGATCCAACCTCACTTTCATTAATTATCATTCATAAAGCAAAATGTGGCGGAGTTCGATTTAAAAGCGAAGAACTAGGGTCAAAGTTTGTAAAGAATATGCTAGCATCAGGTTCATTTATGAAATCTAATGACGGTAAAGTCCAAAGAGGTATTCTTAAAATTGaccatttccaaatttttgCAATTCCCTGGAGGTCAGGCTTTTCAGGTAGTTCATTTGGTGGTAATGTGAATGAAAACATAAAACTAAGTTTGAGCATGAATAAACTCATTCAATTAGAAAATGGAGCATCTACTGAGTCTGAACTTCAATCTGAACCTGCGAAGAAAAGTGTCAAAACTCCGCCAGGAGGAAGTAAAACAATggcaaagaaaaataaaatcacAAAACCCAAAAAATCTTAAAAAACGTATTTCTAATCTCCAATTATAATTAGTTGAATGCTTTTGGAGAAGAATACAAGAAAGTCATTCAAACATataacaaaaataatacaataatGGACTACAATTTTAATACCTATTATTATGTGCCACATAATCAATACACAGTGCCTGTATTGCCTATCTCAGAAGAGAACATGTCTAGATCGGAAATGTACCTATTCATTTTTGTGATGTTCAGATTACCATTACAGCTACTTTCAGTGATTATGTTCCCAGACAAGTTAGAAGCATGTGACATGGTGAGCTTTTCTATTGTTAACCCAATTCTAGCGTCATTCTACAAGCAATTGGCTTCAACCAAAACTCCTGGCTTTTATCATTATCGGAGGAAGAGTGTAACTAACAAGTTATATCCACATACCGATCGCCTGACtagtttcatttttttcctgCTAGCTTTAAACTGCTTTTATTTCTACTTGGATATAAAGCGAAGACGAGCTTATGGTATGAACTTGGCGAGAAAACTTAACATACTAGAccaagaatatttaaaaatgagTTATGAATCTGATTCAGATTTAAATGATTCAGATTCTACAGCGGTAGACTATGATACTGAAGAGTGTTTTATTTACCAGGATCAATTTTATTACCTGGAGCCAAATGATTTACAGGAAGACTTTGGAGATTTCCTACTTGACTACAGGAATACTGTCTTGTATAGGGGCCTAGGGTTACATACTGGACAGAGGACAACGTATTTAGATAGTCGACGCCAAAAGGGTGCATTAAGCTTGGTCTTGGGGAATGATTTGGTGACAT
It encodes the following:
- the TIP1 gene encoding putative lipase; amino-acid sequence: MSKLSILLAAVATASMVSALDTAQQTAELQAIIEDINSHLSEYLGLQTGNSGFQIPADVLKVYQQVMTYKAGDDSYTTLFSELNFDEITQTIVKLPWYSTRLLPAIEAAVPAAASSKAEATTSAAASSKAETTTSAAASSKAEATTSAAASSSAVAKTTVSSAAASSAKATAVSQITDGQAQAPKTVSQQTANGAAKFGLGCGAAIAGAAALLL
- the NRG2 gene encoding Nrg2p (ancestral locus Anc_3.281), with protein sequence MMMTELQHIQLSGPSPYTTSNLRENNKSPVQMMVSYALSSNNSSMDLPLEKKFQTLLPIVDTTSRIDNDLKWKLTKKFSFESEKSPITPTLTIPTITFEKSHNYTFETNTNIYLAPPTPSATPIGTPMGTPNVTPSATPPPQIATMTHPTSMEHLPVELVSKSHLSPSINNKTWQDKYNNNKQPIMMKITKKTKTDKNIAMKRQQNRRKHVCKICSTGFTTSGHLSRHNRIHTGEKNHSCPFEGCNQKFSRHDNCLQHYRTHLKKN
- the ECM2 gene encoding Pre-mRNA-splicing factor ECM2 (ancestral locus Anc_3.280), which encodes MNTVDYDSQPPSICDVCLGDSPNIRLTKLPNGAQCKICTMTFTSYHFKQQERSSNLTKTLICLRCATQRNVCQCCMLDMTWHIPVQLRDSIVSLVNQDKSMITKEAKNDIMKRFLALKDGKLGGAQVTSDSKQTDELMQKLKDILLQNNSKENIHKKTEAISSGDSSNSTRLDNSKLKGIDISHIIRKLPLRESFLDTTASVKSFFLYNIDPSIPEWKVSDQISNIVGTKDWKDPTSLSLIIIHKAKCGGVRFKSEELGSKFVKNMLASGSFMKSNDGKVQRGILKIDHFQIFAIPWRSGFSGSSFGGNVNENIKLSLSMNKLIQLENGASTESELQSEPAKKSVKTPPGGSKTMAKKNKITKPKKS
- the NCAS0I01580 gene encoding uncharacterized protein produces the protein MDYNFNTYYYVPHNQYTVPVLPISEENMSRSEMYLFIFVMFRLPLQLLSVIMFPDKLEACDMVSFSIVNPILASFYKQLASTKTPGFYHYRRKSVTNKLYPHTDRLTSFIFFLLALNCFYFYLDIKRRRAYGMNLARKLNILDQEYLKMSYESDSDLNDSDSTAVDYDTEECFIYQDQFYYLEPNDLQEDFGDFLLDYRNTVLYRGLGLHTGQRTTYLDSRRQKGALSLVLGNDLVT
- the BAP2 gene encoding branched-chain amino acid permease BAP2 (ancestral locus Anc_3.284); translated protein: MESSKKNETSPEVNSITSSTLKTPNVTEKFEPYPDTTAVKHRTHFNRFVDSFKRAEVNHNGIDLEDGTNSIQSDDNLKKAMKSRHVIMMSLGTGIGTGLLVANAKGLYLAGPASLVIGYFMVSFITYFVIQAAGEMAVTYPTLPGGFNNYASIFVSKPFGFATVWLFCIQWLTVLPLELITASMTIKYWNDKINADVFVVILYVFLLFIHFFGVRAYGEAEFIFNSCKILMIGGFVILSIVVNCGGAGVDGYIGGKYWRDPGAFASDNAASRFKGVAFVLVTAYFSYGGVELFALSVNEQENPRRSTPAAAKQSIYRILIIYLLTMILIGFNVPHNSDQLMGAGGSATHASPYVLAVSIHGVKVVPHIINAVILISVTSVANSALYASPRLLRSLAEQGYAPKYFNYVDREGRPLRALILCSIFGVIAFCACSDQEEVIFTWLAAIAGLSELFTWSSILLSHVRFRLAMKAQGKSLNELGYISITGIWGSLYGCFFNVLVFIAQFWVALSPPGSKGVYSAEAFFESYLAFPVWLFFYLGYMLYSRDFTFLTDLKKIDLDNHRRLYDPELLRQEDEETKERIRNGGWTQKLLNFWC
- the NCAS0I01550 gene encoding uncharacterized protein, which codes for MCKLSLNEPQKRRKELTFTTKISSKKWRSWGFVSLLPRELGVGVHPFTSAAGSLGSKHKGSRKPCEKMSTNRLVIRGPALSVQWSGSFVAVVIVEKLARFFSYDMFFEKFSAAFRDLAFDRHFPMRKCQGLFFQVNELERLRQRHFNRRGECGLSSTGGFSRQC